GATCGGCTGTTGGACCCGGACCTCTCGGTAAGGGATACAGCTCGAAGGCACGGGAAGCAATGGATGAAGGGGAGTTATGCGGCGTGGTACCTTGATATGATCTGGAGTGAGGAGCGAGGCCACCTCGCTGCTGCTATTGCCGGTCTTGGAGAGACAGGGGAAAAGGCAGACGCTGAGGTTGTGTTTGATTATGCGCAGCACTCAGTAGTTGCGGTAAGGAAGGCTGTCATAAGAGGACTGACGCGGCTAAACCCTTCTTCCTACGGTCCTTATTTTATAAATATGCTGCAAGATCCTCAACCAGGTATTTCGCGTGAAGCCTGCCGAGCATTGAGGCGTCATCCTCATCTCATTCCTCCAGATGAAGTCGCAGAGCTGTTGGGGGATAAAGCTGCCAAGCCTCATGTAATCCGAAATGTGCTACGTATCATTTCTGTTATGGATAGATGGACTCAACTCGGTCTCCTACTTCGACTGCTACCAACAGCCCAACCTGAATGGGTGAAGCACACGCTTCTTCGTCAATTACACAACTGGGTTGAATTCCCAAATCGCAGTTATGGCATTAGATTGACCATTGTACAGCTGGAGCGCCTTCATCAATATTTGGAATGGTGTCGACCTGAACTGGACAACGACCTGATCCGTCGGCTGGAGTGGCTTATACAATGAATGTAATCAATCTTAAGATTTATCCCTAATAGAGTTCAAAAATTGAACGATATCGTCCAAATAGTGTGCGTCCATAAGCTTTCGTGGAGAGAACAAGGCGGTTGCATAGGTTTTGAACGTAGAATGCACCAGTGAAGAGGGCAGCATCGAATGATCTGCATCCGGTAGTTTGGTTACACTGAGCAGTGACTGTGGAATCATCTGACGATACACACGTTCTGTCTCTTGAACATCGACATTTATATCTCTACCTCCAAGCACAAGATGAACAGGGCTATGAAACGAAGCTAGCCCATCTGTGGCATCCGATTCCACATTGTTGACGATAAACGTCCAGCGCTCCTTGGAAATGAGCTGCTCCTTATTAGCCATGTGCAGGTATTCATCATAGGTGGCCTTGTTTCGAATCAGCTGCAGAACCTGGTCATTATAGAGCTGTCTTGCAGTGATCTCTTCCCTGGTATATTCTTCCTGGAGCATTTCTTGCCGGGTGTTGTATCTGCCCTGTGTAATCCAGTTGATGGCGGGGGAAACCAAAATGCTAAATGCAATACCCGCATCTTGTTTCACGACGTATGGAATGACCCATCCAGCCTGGCTGGCACCCCACAAACCAATTCGATCTTGATCAATAGAGGCTTCTTTTCTGGCCCATTCAAGGGCGGTTAAGACATCCTGTGCACGATCCTCCATGGTTTGGTCAAGCCAGTTCCCCGAGGAACCACCAATACCAGGTTTATCCAACGAGAGGGAGGCATATCCCGCCATGGCAAGCTTTTCCCACAAAGGTCGGTATCCACCGTCATAACTGGCATTAATTGGACCATCTCCATGTACAAAAACGACAAGGCCAACCTTATCTGAATGATGTTTGGGCAGTGCGAGTATACCCGTTAATTGTCCATGTGCGGTTGGAATGGAGATGCGTGTTTCTTTCATGTTGAATGTGTTCTGAACGAGCACCCAAGACACAATGAACAGAATGATGATCAGCGCAGTGATCAGCCATCTGAAAAGTGGGAGTGTGAATAATCTTAATCTAGGGGATAAATGTTTGAACAATGGAATACCTCCTCGATGTCTGAGATAGGGCTGATCATGAAAATCCATTCGGGTTCACGGAACAGGAATTTTCTGAAAGGGCTGGTATGTGATGATTTCCCTCTGAAGTTCATTTGATTATAAAGATGAATGGCTGGCGTGTTTTTGCTGGATACATGCAAAGATATATATTCACAATGAAGACGTTGTTTTGCGAATTTTTGAGCTGTAATCAGCAGCTGTCTGGCAATTCCACGCTTTCGGTGACTTGTGGCTACAGCCAGATGCTCAATGTAACATTCCTGTGGACCCGGCTTATAGTCCAAGGCAATCATCCCGACCATAAATGTGAAGACATTGCGTAGTCCGTATTGCTTGCAAAGCTTACGGAATGGAATTTGGTGGATCTCTTTTTTTATATGTAGTTTTTTTTTGAGGTACCATTTCAGGTATAGAACCCCCACAACCTGATTTCCATCCATAGCAATGAACTGCCTACTGGATAGTGAGTTTCCCTGCTCAACCCATATAGCGCCAAGCAAGTCAACTATCTCTGTTGGGGCGAGCGGCACAAGAGCCTCAAACTTGGCTGCAAAAGAATGGACTATTAACGTTCGGACAGCCAGTTGATGTTGATTGTGATCATCATAGTCAACAATTTGAATCGGAGTCGTGAGGTTCATGATTGGTTCCTTTCTTTCACTTCAGGGTGAGTGACCTCAATTCTGGCCTGGATCTCATAGTGTAATTGATCAGTTCCTAACATGGAGAGATAGGACTTTTCAATTAAAATTATTGGGTCTACCAGCACATAAGCAGCTTGAAATGCGTGTTCGTTAAGGTGATGAATTTCCTGGGCAATATTTTCTTCGGATGTCACTGTGAAGGATCTGGTTAGATACAAACCTTTTTCCACAAAAGAATCGCTGATAGCATTAGAAGACGGTACACAGACAGCAACCTGATCTGAGCTATACAGGTAGTGAAAATCAGTTTCAAACAATGCATGTTGTTCCGTACGATGCTGATACAGTGCACGGGCATGCAAAGATTCGTTTGGTTGGATGGTGATCCAAGTGGTGAAGTGCCGAACGGGAATTTCCTTCATCACATATATGGGTATACGCTGATCCTGCTGTGATTGGCTGATCCATTCCTGCTGCTCCTGCAATATGCTCTGAATAAATTGCTTCATATGGATCAACGAATCAATCTGTGATTGTACATCTTGAAGCGAATCGGTTAATAATCCGTAATAGTCATCTGCGGAATAGGAGAGCAGGCACTCTTTGATTTGCTGAACAGGGACATTCAGCTTACGCAATAAAAGGATGTGAGAAAGCTGGTAGATCTCATCCATTCCATACATACGGTAGTGGTTGGTATCCACATATGCCGGGAAAAGTATCTTTTTTTCCTCAAAATATCGAATTTGATGGACTGAAACATGCATTAATTTGGATAGTTCGCGAATTGTGATGTAGTTGTTCATCGTGCTCACTCCTGTCTGATTTGATGGAATAGGTTCACTATAAACCTTAGGTCTGACCTAAGGTCAAGCTGTTTATTTTGAATAAGGAAGTGAGATATAGAATGAACGGGAAATTTCAGTTCTTCACGGATACGGCAGCATTGTGCCTGTATGATCTGGCGGCGCTAAAACATCGTGTTGAAGATACACCGGACTGGTGGTCTATTGCAGAGGATGAACTGACTGAGGTAAATGCAGGCAACTGTTTGTTTCTGAACCTGGGTGAAGATGGACAGTATGAGGTGACATGGAGTCTGGATGATGCGGGGAAGGAACTGGAGACTGCACAGGTATACCATTTACGTGTCCCTTCCGGTAACGTGTATCTGGGAGCTGCCGATGATGTCAGTGGGGGTGAGTTGGAGCCGGATGAGTCATGTGGCGGTGTATTGCTCCAGTTGAAACCTGGAAATTATGCATGTACGGTAACGAAGGAAGACAACCAAATTTCGATTAACATCACACCCAGTCTGCAAAGCGAAAATAGTTTGAATGACTTGATCCGGATCTAATATTATGGGTACGCAATGGAAGGAGGCATATGGAAATGGAAATGTACAAGGCCCAGTTGGAACGCATACAGGGAAAGTTGAACAAACTTCAGACTCTGGACCCGGAGCGGAATCTGTTTGGGGCAGAGAATCATCAATATGATATGGCTCCGGTATGGACATTGGATGAGATTAAGGCATTTGAACAGAAATGGAAGATAGAGCTGCCTGAAGAGTATCAAGCTTTTCTGCTTGGGGTTGGCAGTGGTGGAACAGGTCCCTATTATGGGCTGGAAAAGCCTGAAAACGGCATATATTTGGTGATGGATTATGAGGATGAGTTGAATGCGATTTCCGAGCCGTTCCCACATGTGGAATCCTGGAATTGGGATGTTGACTGGTACGACGACAGCAAGGAAGAGGACGAGTGGGCAGCGCTTGAACATGAGTATTATGATCCGAAATGGTCGGCAGGGATGCTGCGAATCAGTGATTTTGGATGTGGCGTGTCACTTAATCTGATTGTGAAGGGATTGTCCTACGGAGAGATCTGGACCGATGATCGAGCGAACAGTAATGGGATTTATCCGGATCATTATATGGGCAACACGGAGCGGCTGGGTTTTCTGGACTGGTATGAATTGTGGCTGGACCGCTCGATCAATGACTTGAATGGGGAAGATTAGTGGTTTTTAGCTAACTTTTAGATGGAAGGAGGTACCCTGATGGGCTGGGAATATGGCATCAGAACAACAAATCCTGTCATTTTACCTCGGATTGTGAAGCGACTGGCGGACTCCTTAACCTTCTCCGACTTGTATAAGCTGGAGCATTATGAAGATGGGTTTGCGTTGCTACAGGAGGATTCGTCCTGGCCTGAAGCTCTACAAGTCTCGATTGAAGTGGCATCGGGAATGGATGAGATTGTGGAGGGAGAGTTGTACATCTATTGTCTGTTCCATACTTGGGGTGACATCGCAGCAAACTGGCTAAGGCAGATGGAAGCAGCTGCGAATCAGGAAGACACTGAGCTGGAATGGTTTGAACTTTAAATAATGATGCGGAAATCCATACAAGAGCTTCCTCCTCAGGATTAGGCGGGGCTTCTTTGTGATGGAAAATAAATAAAAAACGGTTTGGCTTGTTCATCCGTCTTAAACCACAGAAAGAGAGAAGGAGGGGATTGCGGGGTGGAAACCAAAGCCGAGATGAAAAAGATGCTGTTTGTACAGAGCGAAGACGAGACGGCATTTGTCCAATCCATCATGGAGCATCAGGACACGCTGATCTCCATTGCCTACAGTTACCTGCGTAATCGTCATGATGCGCTCGAAGCCGTACAGGAGATGACATGCCGGGCCTGGATCAAGCGTCGCTCTCTGAAAAATGAGAAGGCGTTCAAATCGTGGATTATTCGTATTCTGATCTACGTGTGCATTGATGAACAAAGACGTCGCAAACGGGCCACACCACTGCCAAGCGAAGGGTTGGAAGAGGCGATATCCGAGTCTGGCAGTGCAGAATGCAGCGACAACAGACTTGCGATGTGGACCATGCTTGAGAAAATCAAACCTAAATACCGCCATGTATTACTGCTGAAATACTATAATGACATGACGTCGATTGAGATTGCCTCCATTCTTGGCAAACCGGAGGGCACCATCAAGACCTGGCAGCATAAAGGGTTGGAACTGTTACGGAAACAGATGAAGAACAGGGGGGATTGGCATGACAACTAGTCCGGAGGAACAGGCACTTTTCGCAGATGCTTCCCAGGCTAAGCTGGAGAGACAGCAATTGAATCCGGCGGACACGGCCTTTGCCATTCAGCGAGGTCTGGCAAAGGCAAGAACTCGGCGAATGACAGGTCATGTGCAATTAAAGTGGATTACGGCGGTGCTCGTAACAGCTCTAGCAGCCGGTTGGCTGCTGATGGGTCCACTTGGCGCTTCTACACCACAACAGGCAATGTACAGCCAGCCCGCACAGAATTGGGGAGTTCTTGAACCTTTTCGGGAGTTGGCTGGAAAAGAGGTAGACGGAAACACGATTTCATCCGCAATTAACAATGGTTATGTACAGCTCGTGAATCGTTCTGTGAAATCAGGAATATATCAGTTAACCGTCAATGCAGTGATGGCGGATGAAAACAAGATGATCGTATTGTACACAGCCCAGACGGATGCTTCCCAGGAGATATATTCAGTTCCCAAAACGAATGTGGTCAATGGCATGACGAACCAATCGCTTGGCTATAGCGGTATAAGCAGCCTGTACACCCCAAATGGAAAGTATACACTTTACGGACGCAGCACCGTTGAAATGGATGGGAATACACCGCTTCCTGATCAAGTGAAGTTCGATTTTCGCATTTCATCTGTAGTTCCTGATCTGTTGGCTGACACGAATAAGGTTAAAAAAGATCCCAAATACCAATTCTCGAAACCGATGGAAGTGAGCTTCGATCTGGACCCTAAATTTTCGGTACCCAAGACAGAAAAGATCAAACTTAATCAGTTATTTACGATTGGGGGTCATGAGGTATTGTTATCTGAAGCAGAGGTATCACCACTTATGACACGGGTAAGATTTATCTATGAACCTAATCAAAAAATTGATTATAAAACTAAACTCTCCGTCAGTGATGTGGTTAACCCTATCGAGATTGTATCCACGACCAAGGACGGGCAGAAGACCAAATTGTCCGGTGTATCAGGTAATGGGACGGAAGATGGGATGATCTATTCCTTTAGTAGTAATCTGCTGGATGGCCCACAATCTCTGGTATTAAAACTTCGCGGTGAACCCGGCAAAGTTTACGATGATTGGCAGGAAGCCGAGAAACATATGCTGGAACTGAGAATCAAATAGGATTCAGAAGAAGGGCGATACAAATTCATGGTTTTTGCAGATGACTTTGTGTCGTCCTTTCATTTTTCTTATACGGGGACTGCTGTTGCAAAAAAATAAAAATAATGGTTAAATTGCAATTTTTGTATTGTCACATCCGATGTTACACGATATAATCTACTTGTCTTGCAGGATAAAATTATAAAGGATGGTGAAATTTTGAAGAAATTTTCGATTCTTTTACTTGCTGTAACACTGTTATTGTTGACAGTCTCCACGGTCTCTACGGCACCCGCTACATATGGTGCGGCCAGTTATCCCAACACAGGCACGAATGGTTTAACGGGTTTTGCCGGTAACGCCAAAAATGAGAGTGGTGTATCTAAATCAGCCACGACAGGTGGCAAGAACGGTCAGGTTGTCTACGTCAGCAATCTGAATGATTTGCGAACGCATATGGCAGGCTCAACTGCCAAGATTGTAGTTATTGAACAAAATATTTCTTCT
Above is a window of Paenibacillus sp. E222 DNA encoding:
- a CDS encoding S9 family peptidase; this encodes MFKHLSPRLRLFTLPLFRWLITALIIILFIVSWVLVQNTFNMKETRISIPTAHGQLTGILALPKHHSDKVGLVVFVHGDGPINASYDGGYRPLWEKLAMAGYASLSLDKPGIGGSSGNWLDQTMEDRAQDVLTALEWARKEASIDQDRIGLWGASQAGWVIPYVVKQDAGIAFSILVSPAINWITQGRYNTRQEMLQEEYTREEITARQLYNDQVLQLIRNKATYDEYLHMANKEQLISKERWTFIVNNVESDATDGLASFHSPVHLVLGGRDINVDVQETERVYRQMIPQSLLSVTKLPDADHSMLPSSLVHSTFKTYATALFSPRKLMDAHYLDDIVQFLNSIRDKS
- a CDS encoding N-acetyltransferase, whose translation is MNLTTPIQIVDYDDHNQHQLAVRTLIVHSFAAKFEALVPLAPTEIVDLLGAIWVEQGNSLSSRQFIAMDGNQVVGVLYLKWYLKKKLHIKKEIHQIPFRKLCKQYGLRNVFTFMVGMIALDYKPGPQECYIEHLAVATSHRKRGIARQLLITAQKFAKQRLHCEYISLHVSSKNTPAIHLYNQMNFRGKSSHTSPFRKFLFREPEWIFMISPISDIEEVFHCSNIYPLD
- a CDS encoding MerR family transcriptional regulator — protein: MNNYITIRELSKLMHVSVHQIRYFEEKKILFPAYVDTNHYRMYGMDEIYQLSHILLLRKLNVPVQQIKECLLSYSADDYYGLLTDSLQDVQSQIDSLIHMKQFIQSILQEQQEWISQSQQDQRIPIYVMKEIPVRHFTTWITIQPNESLHARALYQHRTEQHALFETDFHYLYSSDQVAVCVPSSNAISDSFVEKGLYLTRSFTVTSEENIAQEIHHLNEHAFQAAYVLVDPIILIEKSYLSMLGTDQLHYEIQARIEVTHPEVKERNQS
- a CDS encoding DUF6386 family protein, translated to MNGKFQFFTDTAALCLYDLAALKHRVEDTPDWWSIAEDELTEVNAGNCLFLNLGEDGQYEVTWSLDDAGKELETAQVYHLRVPSGNVYLGAADDVSGGELEPDESCGGVLLQLKPGNYACTVTKEDNQISINITPSLQSENSLNDLIRI
- a CDS encoding SMI1/KNR4 family protein, encoding MEMYKAQLERIQGKLNKLQTLDPERNLFGAENHQYDMAPVWTLDEIKAFEQKWKIELPEEYQAFLLGVGSGGTGPYYGLEKPENGIYLVMDYEDELNAISEPFPHVESWNWDVDWYDDSKEEDEWAALEHEYYDPKWSAGMLRISDFGCGVSLNLIVKGLSYGEIWTDDRANSNGIYPDHYMGNTERLGFLDWYELWLDRSINDLNGED
- a CDS encoding RNA polymerase sigma factor, giving the protein METKAEMKKMLFVQSEDETAFVQSIMEHQDTLISIAYSYLRNRHDALEAVQEMTCRAWIKRRSLKNEKAFKSWIIRILIYVCIDEQRRRKRATPLPSEGLEEAISESGSAECSDNRLAMWTMLEKIKPKYRHVLLLKYYNDMTSIEIASILGKPEGTIKTWQHKGLELLRKQMKNRGDWHDN
- a CDS encoding DUF4179 domain-containing protein, translated to MTTSPEEQALFADASQAKLERQQLNPADTAFAIQRGLAKARTRRMTGHVQLKWITAVLVTALAAGWLLMGPLGASTPQQAMYSQPAQNWGVLEPFRELAGKEVDGNTISSAINNGYVQLVNRSVKSGIYQLTVNAVMADENKMIVLYTAQTDASQEIYSVPKTNVVNGMTNQSLGYSGISSLYTPNGKYTLYGRSTVEMDGNTPLPDQVKFDFRISSVVPDLLADTNKVKKDPKYQFSKPMEVSFDLDPKFSVPKTEKIKLNQLFTIGGHEVLLSEAEVSPLMTRVRFIYEPNQKIDYKTKLSVSDVVNPIEIVSTTKDGQKTKLSGVSGNGTEDGMIYSFSSNLLDGPQSLVLKLRGEPGKVYDDWQEAEKHMLELRIK